Genomic segment of Longimicrobium sp.:
TACCACAGCGGCATCCCGCTGGCCATGGAGGCCACGCACCCGGGGAGCATCCCCGTCCGCGACCTGAAGTCGGTGGTCGACACGCTGCGGGCGCACGGCATCCATCCCATCGCCCGCGTGGTGGTGTTCAAGGACCGGCGCCTGTCCCGCGTTCGCCCCCAGTGGTCCATCCGCACGCCCGCGGGCGAGGCGTGGCGCGACCACCAGAACCTCACGTGGGTCAGCCCGTGGGAGCGCGGCGTCTGGGAGATGAACATCGCCATCGCCGAAGAGGCGGTGCGCGCCGGCTTCCGCGAGGTGCAGTTCGACTACGTGCGCTTTCCCGAGCAGTACCGCAGCCTTCCGCTGCAGGTGCATCCCTCCGCCGACACCGCGGGCGACCGGACGGACGCCATCGCGGGCTTCCTGGCCGCCGCGCGGGCGCGCATCCATCCGCTGGGGGCCACGATCACGGCGGACGTCTTCGGCCTGTCGATGAACGAGTCGCGCGACGTGGGGATCGGGCAGCAGTGGGAGCGCATCTCCGCCACCGTGGACGGCGTGCTGCCGATGGTCTACCCGTCGCACTATTTTCCCACGCACCTGGCCGGCATCGCCCGTCCCAACCGCATGCCGTACCAGACGGTGCTGCACTCGGTGGGAATGGGCGTCATCCGCAACCAGCGGCTGAAGGACGCCGGGATCCAGCCGGCCCGCATCGTTCCCTGGCTGCAGGCGTTCACCGCCACGTGGAACGACCGCGGCTTCCGCTACGGCCCGCAGCAGGCGCGCGACCAGATGCGCGCCGTCTACGACCTGGGGCTGGAAGACTGGATTCTCTGGCACCCAAACTCCAACTACGCGCAGATCGCCGGGGCCTTCGCCCGCGAGACGGCGCCCGAGTCCAGGGCCCCGACACCGCCGGGCTCGCTGGCGGTGACGGTGGACCGGTTCGACCGCGAGGGCGCCGCTGCCGAACGCCAGCGCCTGGCCGCCGCCGCTGACTAGCGGAGGTGGGACGCGGGACGAAGAACGCCTCCGGGACCCAAGTCCCGGAGGCGTTCTTCTTTGGCCCGAACCCTCACGGCTGACGCCACCTGACGCACGTTTCCGCTCCCTCGGCGCCAGAGGTGGTACCAAGACCATTGCGCCCACCTCCTGCCCCTTGCAGATTTTCTGATCTTCATACATTCTGCAGGAGCAACACCGTGGCACAGTCGGAATCCATCAAGGTAGGCAAGCGAGGCGCGATCGTGCTTCCGGCCGCGCTTCGCCGCCAGTACGGCCTCGAAGAAGGCGCCACCCTCATTGCCGAGCCCACAGAGGAGGGCATCATGCTCAAGCCAGCCGTGGTTCTCCCGTTCGAGCGGTACACGCTCCAGCGCAAGGCCGAGTTCCTGCTCAACAACGCCATCGGGGCCGACGAGTACCGTTGGGCCGCCGCCGAGGTGCGCCGCATGGGGCTGGACCCCGACGGCATTCCGCACGAGCAGCCGCTTTCCTGAGGCGTGGACGTCCTGTTCCTGGATGCCAACGTGCTGTTTTCGGCCGCGTACCGGCCCGAGTCACGGCTGGCGCGGTTCTGGTCCCTGCCGGGCGTGGAGCTGGTCACCTCGGCGTACGCCATCGAGGAGGCGCGCCGAAACCTCATGCGGGCCGAGCAGGTGGAGTGGCTGGACGTGCTCACGGGCGGGCTGCGCATCGTGCACGAGCGGGGTACGTGGGCGCTGCCGCGCGACGTGATCTTGCCCGACAAGGACCGCCCCATCCTGGCGGCGGCGGTCATCAGCGGGGCCACGCACCTGATTACGGGCGACCAGGCGCACTTCGGCGTGTGGTTCGGCCAGCAGCTCTGCGGCATCCTGGTGCTGCGCCCCGCCGCCTACCTGGACTCGCGCCCCTGACGCTCGGTCCGTACGATGAACAAAACGCCTCCGGGACGTCGGGTCCCGGAGGCGTTTTCGTCTGTCACCGAGCAGAACCTACGGACTGCACTCCCTCGTGACCTTTGCTTCGTGGAACCGCACCGGCTGCGAGCTGGCAGGGATCGCGACCGCGTCGGCGGGATAGACGAACGCCTGCGTGGTGCCGCACGACCGTCCGGGCGATTGCTCCGTCACGAAGACGTCCACCGCGGCCGAGCTCACCACCGCGCTGTCCACCTGGATCCAGAAGCCGCCGGTGGGACGCCCGCCCATCGTGGCGGCCACCACCATCTCGCGGTCGAAGTCCACCGCGGGGCGCGGGCGGCGGTCACCGCCCCACAGCCGCGTCCAGAAGGCTGGCCACTCCGTTTCGGAGCGGATCACCACCCGCTCCACCGTCCCGATTCCGCTGAAGCTGACGGGCAGGAATTCCAGGCGGCGCACCTCCACCCGCTGCGCGTCGGGCGCCCGGTCCAGGAGCGGATCCGCGGACGTCGTTTCGGCGCAGCCCGCGAGCAGAACGAAGCCCGCGATCATCGAACACAGCTTTCCCTTCATCTTCATCCTCCCGCGTATGCTGTTGGTCGGTCGCGGAGAGAACGTGCATTCCGCCGCCGCCGTGACAGCGATCAGAGGTCCATCTCGGCCGCGACCAGGTCGTCTACCGTTTCGCGGCGCCGGACGAGCGTGGCGTCGGCCCCGTCCACCATGACCTCGGCGGGGCGCGGGCGCTGGTTGTACTGGCTGGACATGGAGAATCCGTACGCGCCCACGGTCATGATCGCGAGCAGCTCGCCGGGCTTTGGCACCTCCATCTCGCGGTCCAGCGCCAGGAAGTCGCCGGTTTCGCAGATGGGGCCCACCACGTCCACGTGGCCCCGGGCGCGGCCGTGCGGCTCCACCGGCTCCACGGCGTGCCATCCCGAGTAGTGGCTGGGGCGCAGCAGGTCGTTCATCCCGGCGTCGGTGATCACGAAGCGCTTGCCGCCCCCTTCCTTGACGTACAGTACCCGCGTCAGCAGCGCGCCCGATTCGCCCACGAGGAACCGCCCGGGCTCCACCACCAGCTTCAGCCCGGTCGCGGCGACGGCGGGAACGATCTCGTCGGCCCACTCCGCGGCGGAGATGCGCGGCCCGCCCTCGTAGCTGATCCCCAGTCCGCCGCCCAGGTCCAGAAACTCCAGCTCAACCTCTTCGCGCTTCAGCTCGTGCGCCAGGTCCAGCACGTAGTCCAGCGCCTGGCGGAAGGGGCCCACCTCCAGGATCTGCGAGCCGATGTGCACGTCGATTCCGCGCACCCGCACGCCGGGCATCTTGGCGGCGATGCTGTACAGCGTGCGCGCCCGCGCCGCGGCGATGCCGAACTTGGTCGCCGCGTGGCCGGTGCGGGTGTACGCGTGCGGCGTGGGGGTGTCGATGTCGGGGTTTACGCGCAGCGCCACGGGCGCACGGGTGCCCATGGCACACGCCAGGTCCGAAAGGGCGCAGAGCTCGCCCTCGCTCTCCACGTTGAAGGCGTAGATGCCGGCGGAGAGCGCGGCCGCCAGTTCGATCACCGTCTTCCCCACCCCGCTGAAGACGATGCGCTCCGGGGGAATGCCCGCCAGCAGCGCCCGGTGAAGCTCGCCGCCGGAAACGATGTCGGCGCCGGCGCCCATGGCGGCGAGGGTGCGGAGCACGCCGAGGTTGCCGTTGGCCTTCACCGAGTAGGCGATCAGGTGGGGCACCGGCGACAGCGCATCGTTCAGCTCGCGAAAGCGTTCGCGGATGGCGTTCTGGCTGTACACGTACAGCGGCGTCCCCCAGCGGGCCACCAGCTCCTGCATGGGAACGTTCTCGCAGTGCAGCACCCCGTCCACGCGAGGGAATGCTTCGGCCACCATCGGCTCAGCGATGTTCTCCAACCGGATTCCTCCATGTTGATGCTGGTCCGTCCACTGCCGCGACTCGAACTCGAAGGCGCGCAGAATGCGGTCCACGCAGAAAGTGGGATTGACGGCAGACTGCTACGCACCCACTCTTCTTCTCCCCGGCCGGCCGGCTCGGGCCTTCGCTTCCTCTCCCACGGAGGGACCCCATGATCCACCCGCTCCGTACCCCGCTCCTTCTGCTGGCTACCGCCCTCACGACTGCCCCGTCGCTCGCGCAGAGCGGTCCCATGTCGGTGGATGCCTCGCACCTTCACGCGCTGCAGCTTCGGCTGGAGGGCTTCGCCGCGGGCCTTCCCGCCGCGGAGCGCCCGCTGTGGCAGGACCTGTTGCTCCGCGCCGCCACCGCGGGCCCCCCGGCCGTCGGCGACGTGCGAGTGAACCCAGTCCTGCAGATCGGGCCGGGCGGCGGATGCGAGGGCCAGGACCAGGCCGCGGGCCGCGCGGCCATCATCATCCAGGGCGGCCGGACGGGCGTGCCGGGAACCGGCATCGTCGTACAGGGCGGACGCACGCCCGCCGCCGGCATCGTCGTACAGGGCGGACGGTCCCCCGCCACAGGCCCCGTG
This window contains:
- a CDS encoding putative glycoside hydrolase; its protein translation is MGRRTVAPFLVLSALASASCDALEQNAIREMGVASRLAAGTPPSRQPAPAPPAPRETMPPIIRGIYVSSYAMGNPVRRAELLALADTTEINTFVIDVKDEDGVRYHSGIPLAMEATHPGSIPVRDLKSVVDTLRAHGIHPIARVVVFKDRRLSRVRPQWSIRTPAGEAWRDHQNLTWVSPWERGVWEMNIAIAEEAVRAGFREVQFDYVRFPEQYRSLPLQVHPSADTAGDRTDAIAGFLAAARARIHPLGATITADVFGLSMNESRDVGIGQQWERISATVDGVLPMVYPSHYFPTHLAGIARPNRMPYQTVLHSVGMGVIRNQRLKDAGIQPARIVPWLQAFTATWNDRGFRYGPQQARDQMRAVYDLGLEDWILWHPNSNYAQIAGAFARETAPESRAPTPPGSLAVTVDRFDREGAAAERQRLAAAAD
- a CDS encoding AbrB/MazE/SpoVT family DNA-binding domain-containing protein, producing the protein MAQSESIKVGKRGAIVLPAALRRQYGLEEGATLIAEPTEEGIMLKPAVVLPFERYTLQRKAEFLLNNAIGADEYRWAAAEVRRMGLDPDGIPHEQPLS
- a CDS encoding protease complex subunit PrcB family protein: MKGKLCSMIAGFVLLAGCAETTSADPLLDRAPDAQRVEVRRLEFLPVSFSGIGTVERVVIRSETEWPAFWTRLWGGDRRPRPAVDFDREMVVAATMGGRPTGGFWIQVDSAVVSSAAVDVFVTEQSPGRSCGTTQAFVYPADAVAIPASSQPVRFHEAKVTRECSP
- the lysA gene encoding diaminopimelate decarboxylase; translation: MVAEAFPRVDGVLHCENVPMQELVARWGTPLYVYSQNAIRERFRELNDALSPVPHLIAYSVKANGNLGVLRTLAAMGAGADIVSGGELHRALLAGIPPERIVFSGVGKTVIELAAALSAGIYAFNVESEGELCALSDLACAMGTRAPVALRVNPDIDTPTPHAYTRTGHAATKFGIAAARARTLYSIAAKMPGVRVRGIDVHIGSQILEVGPFRQALDYVLDLAHELKREEVELEFLDLGGGLGISYEGGPRISAAEWADEIVPAVAATGLKLVVEPGRFLVGESGALLTRVLYVKEGGGKRFVITDAGMNDLLRPSHYSGWHAVEPVEPHGRARGHVDVVGPICETGDFLALDREMEVPKPGELLAIMTVGAYGFSMSSQYNQRPRPAEVMVDGADATLVRRRETVDDLVAAEMDL